In a single window of the Luteolibacter yonseiensis genome:
- a CDS encoding SAM-dependent methyltransferase translates to MNPHRGQSDNGHCLTCDSPLLLPQKVTSILDSSAPTSSPAGWLVRISEVFADHADDIVEGLDGKLSKKLGTEYYLIQLPDPEAVTRSQSAALVRWNLPVEHAWPCNPEKMEGFVEKAAQAMFRKFAHRNPQAVFIGQLDPSATNRYYKTLASNLRGRALQLFPPAVAAFKEVEAQDSRRQTLFCLIGKEGLFCGMRSPKDANGFYPGGTKYISQNSPDTISRAGAKIAEALHYLLMHRAAPAKGSHWLELGACPGGMTSELLGRGYEVTAIDRAPLDKRLDKVKGLRFALMDVAAFRPDARMRYDAILSDMNGDALEAIRQVARLSANLNPGGIVIFTLKTPGVTGLAEMNELYSGAVAIARSSGLELFARTHLTYNRHELTLFFEPGEPA, encoded by the coding sequence ATGAATCCCCATCGCGGACAATCCGACAACGGGCATTGCCTGACCTGCGACAGTCCGCTACTTCTCCCGCAGAAAGTGACCTCTATTTTGGATTCCTCCGCTCCCACCTCATCACCCGCCGGTTGGCTGGTCCGTATTTCCGAAGTCTTCGCCGACCACGCGGATGACATTGTGGAAGGACTCGATGGGAAGCTTTCCAAAAAGCTGGGAACGGAGTATTACCTGATCCAGCTTCCGGATCCGGAGGCGGTCACACGGTCACAGTCCGCCGCGTTGGTAAGGTGGAACCTGCCTGTCGAGCACGCTTGGCCGTGCAACCCGGAGAAGATGGAAGGCTTTGTGGAAAAAGCCGCACAGGCGATGTTTCGCAAATTCGCCCATAGGAACCCGCAGGCGGTGTTCATCGGCCAGCTCGATCCGAGCGCGACGAACCGTTATTACAAGACCCTCGCCTCGAATCTCCGCGGCCGCGCCCTCCAGTTGTTCCCGCCAGCCGTCGCCGCCTTCAAGGAGGTGGAGGCGCAGGACAGCCGCCGGCAGACGCTTTTCTGCCTGATTGGCAAAGAAGGCCTCTTCTGCGGCATGCGGAGTCCGAAAGATGCCAACGGGTTTTATCCGGGCGGTACGAAATACATCAGCCAGAACAGCCCCGACACCATCAGCCGGGCGGGCGCGAAAATCGCCGAGGCTCTCCACTACCTGCTCATGCACCGCGCCGCGCCGGCAAAGGGCAGCCACTGGCTCGAACTCGGAGCCTGCCCCGGCGGCATGACCTCCGAACTTCTGGGCCGCGGCTACGAGGTCACGGCCATCGACCGCGCGCCCCTCGACAAGCGTTTGGACAAGGTCAAGGGACTGCGTTTCGCCCTCATGGACGTGGCCGCGTTCAGGCCGGACGCCCGCATGCGCTATGACGCCATCCTTTCCGACATGAACGGAGACGCGCTCGAGGCAATCCGCCAGGTCGCCCGGCTTTCAGCGAATCTGAATCCGGGAGGGATTGTCATTTTCACCCTCAAGACGCCGGGCGTCACCGGCCTTGCGGAAATGAACGAGCTTTACTCCGGGGCCGTCGCCATCGCGCGATCCTCCGGACTCGAATTGTTCGCGAGAACCCATCTCACCTACAACCGCCACGAACTGACGCTGTTTTTCGAGCCCGGCGAGCCGGCTTGA
- the argH gene encoding argininosuccinate lyase, with protein MWKGRFSQDTSSLVQQFGESISYDWRLFPHDIAGSVAHARAQLKAGLLTAEEFSQIESGLMEILGDIEAGKFEFKTSLEDIHMNIEAELTRRIGAAGAKLHTARSRNDQVATDTRLYTRAEIDGLLAAITGLQGALLDRAEKYAATVIPGYTHLQRGQPVTAGHHFLAYVEMLERDKSRLADARKRLNISPLGSGALAGSTINLDRRGIAEELGFDGVTRNSMDAIADRDYIAEVLFVISLCGVHLSRLSEDLILWCSAEFAFAALSDAHTTGSSLMPQKKNPDVCELTRGKTGRLVGNLMNLLVAVKGLPLTYNRDLQEDKPPLFDSVDTLRLILAVNTEMISAMELREENCRAAAADPMLLATDLADYLVKKGVPFRHAHELVGKAVAQAIATKTPLDQLDLAAIDPAYGPDAKDVFSLETALAARTNPGAPSIANVLGEIARWKSALA; from the coding sequence ATGTGGAAAGGCCGCTTCTCCCAAGACACGTCATCACTCGTCCAGCAATTCGGCGAATCCATTTCGTATGACTGGCGTTTGTTCCCGCACGACATCGCCGGATCGGTGGCCCATGCCCGCGCCCAGCTCAAGGCGGGGTTGCTCACGGCGGAGGAATTTTCACAGATCGAGAGCGGCCTGATGGAAATTCTCGGCGATATCGAAGCCGGGAAATTCGAGTTCAAGACATCCCTCGAGGACATCCACATGAACATCGAGGCCGAGCTGACCAGGCGCATCGGCGCGGCGGGAGCGAAACTGCATACCGCCCGTTCGCGGAATGACCAGGTCGCGACCGATACCCGGCTCTACACCCGTGCGGAGATCGACGGACTGCTCGCCGCCATCACCGGCCTGCAAGGAGCCCTTCTTGATCGTGCGGAAAAATACGCCGCCACCGTCATCCCCGGCTACACCCACCTCCAGCGCGGCCAGCCCGTCACGGCGGGACACCATTTCCTCGCTTATGTGGAAATGCTGGAACGCGACAAGTCCCGCCTCGCGGACGCCCGCAAGCGGTTGAATATTTCCCCGCTCGGATCAGGCGCGCTTGCCGGCTCGACCATCAATCTCGACCGCCGGGGAATCGCGGAGGAACTCGGTTTCGACGGTGTCACCCGGAACTCGATGGATGCCATCGCGGACCGTGACTACATCGCGGAGGTGCTGTTCGTCATCTCGCTCTGCGGCGTGCACCTGTCCCGCCTCAGCGAGGATCTCATCCTGTGGTGCTCGGCGGAGTTCGCCTTCGCCGCGCTTTCCGACGCACACACCACCGGCTCCTCGCTCATGCCGCAGAAGAAGAATCCGGACGTCTGCGAACTCACGCGTGGCAAGACCGGCCGCCTTGTTGGAAATCTCATGAACCTGCTGGTCGCGGTGAAAGGCCTGCCGCTCACCTACAACCGGGATCTTCAGGAAGACAAGCCGCCGCTTTTCGATTCCGTGGACACCCTGCGTCTCATCCTCGCCGTGAACACCGAGATGATCTCGGCGATGGAACTGCGCGAGGAAAACTGCCGCGCCGCCGCCGCGGACCCCATGTTGCTCGCGACGGATCTGGCGGACTACCTGGTGAAAAAAGGCGTGCCCTTCCGCCACGCCCACGAACTCGTCGGCAAGGCCGTGGCGCAAGCCATCGCGACGAAGACGCCATTGGACCAGCTCGACCTCGCGGCCATCGATCCCGCCTACGGACCGGACGCGAAGGATGTCTTCTCATTGGAAACCGCCCTCGCCGCGCGGACCAATCCGGGAGCTCCTTCGATTGCGAACGTGCTGGGTGAGATCGCGCGGTGGAAAAGCGCGCTGGCTTGA
- the serS gene encoding serine--tRNA ligase, producing the protein MLDIRVIRENPAAIQDRLKNRGGDHWKLVDDVLACDEARRTAETSKQQLQNSRKTISKQIGILKGKGEDTSAIEAEVRGINEQITALDVQTEAASLRQAELLLNIPNLTHDACPVGSDETANPVVREWGAKPELNEPKDHVELALKHGLVNWDDGIRTAGSGFVVYRGKGARLERALINFLLDTQTANGYEEVNVPHLVKRECMEGTGQLPKFEDDMYGTDADENGVNSLFLAPTAEVPVTNLYRDTILAENELPVKMVAYTPCFRREAGSAGRDNKGIIRMHQFDKVELVQIVHPDHGFEVLEQLTGHAESILQKLGLHYRTIELCTGDIGFSSAKTYDIEVWAPGHGKYLEVSSCSCFTDYQARRMKLRFKDSEGKNRFPHTLNGSGTALPRLYVALLEQYQQPDGSIRIPEALVPYFGAEEIR; encoded by the coding sequence ATGCTCGACATCCGCGTCATCCGCGAAAATCCCGCCGCCATTCAAGATCGCCTCAAAAACCGGGGTGGCGATCACTGGAAGCTTGTTGACGACGTGCTCGCCTGCGACGAGGCACGCCGCACCGCCGAGACTTCCAAGCAGCAGCTCCAGAACTCGCGCAAGACCATTTCCAAACAAATCGGCATCCTCAAGGGCAAGGGTGAGGATACCTCCGCCATCGAGGCCGAGGTCCGCGGCATCAACGAGCAGATCACCGCGCTCGATGTCCAGACGGAGGCGGCATCGCTCCGCCAGGCGGAGCTGCTGTTGAACATTCCGAACCTCACGCACGACGCGTGCCCCGTCGGCAGTGACGAAACCGCGAACCCCGTCGTGCGTGAATGGGGAGCCAAACCGGAACTCAACGAACCGAAGGACCACGTCGAGCTCGCGCTCAAGCACGGTCTGGTGAATTGGGACGACGGCATCCGCACCGCCGGCTCGGGCTTCGTCGTCTATCGCGGAAAAGGGGCGAGGCTGGAGCGCGCGCTCATCAATTTCCTGTTGGATACCCAGACCGCCAATGGTTACGAGGAAGTCAACGTGCCGCACCTCGTGAAACGCGAGTGCATGGAGGGTACCGGCCAACTGCCGAAATTCGAAGACGACATGTATGGCACAGATGCCGATGAAAATGGTGTGAACAGCCTTTTCCTCGCACCGACCGCCGAGGTCCCCGTGACGAACCTCTACCGCGACACCATTCTGGCCGAGAACGAACTGCCGGTGAAAATGGTCGCCTACACCCCGTGCTTCCGCCGCGAGGCGGGTTCCGCCGGGCGTGACAACAAGGGTATCATCCGCATGCACCAGTTCGACAAGGTGGAGCTCGTCCAGATCGTCCACCCCGACCATGGATTCGAAGTGCTGGAGCAGCTCACCGGCCACGCCGAGTCCATCCTTCAGAAACTCGGACTGCACTACCGCACCATCGAGCTCTGCACCGGTGACATCGGCTTCTCGTCGGCGAAGACTTATGACATCGAGGTCTGGGCTCCCGGCCACGGCAAATACCTCGAAGTCTCGAGCTGCTCGTGCTTCACCGACTATCAGGCGCGCCGCATGAAGCTCCGTTTCAAGGACTCGGAAGGGAAAAACCGTTTCCCCCACACGCTCAACGGATCCGGCACCGCCCTGCCACGACTCTACGTCGCACTGCTGGAACAATACCAGCAGCCCGACGGCTCCATCCGCATTCCGGAAGCCCTCGTGCCGTATTTCGGTGCGGAGGAGATCCGCTGA
- a CDS encoding NAD(P)/FAD-dependent oxidoreductase: MTTPPRKLLIIGGGFAGLECARKLANDERFEITLVDRTNHHLFQPLLYQVASASLSAPDIARSIRQILADEKNVTVLMDEISSIDPVAKQAVGSSGAVYPYDTLLLAAGARTGYFGNDGWARHSLGLKSLADAQNIRRTVLSNLERAELSTDEAERNRLMTVAIVGGGPTGVELAGAFADLVHRSLRSNFRRIDTSRLRIILIEGSEHILEAFDPHQSLYARKRLEKLGVEVRNNTRVTEVRAGALDFKDGTTLEAAAIIWAAGVAASPLTQSLGVPVDRGGRITPDPDLSVPGHPDIFVAGDLVSMKDSEGKMVPGVAPAAVQMGGHIAGILKAQASGEDKRPAFRYFDKGIMAIIGKNYAVVKTDKFELQGFIAWLAWLFVHIMFLIGFRNKLSVLLGWAYSYVVNTPEARIIVYPPAVASPGKTGEM; this comes from the coding sequence ATGACCACACCGCCCCGCAAACTCCTCATCATCGGCGGCGGCTTCGCCGGACTGGAATGTGCCCGCAAGCTCGCGAACGACGAGCGGTTCGAGATCACTCTGGTGGACCGCACGAACCACCACCTTTTCCAGCCGCTGCTCTATCAGGTGGCGTCCGCGTCCCTCTCCGCGCCGGACATCGCCCGTTCCATCCGGCAGATCCTGGCGGACGAAAAGAACGTGACCGTCCTGATGGACGAGATTTCCTCCATTGATCCGGTGGCGAAGCAGGCCGTCGGCAGTTCCGGGGCCGTGTATCCCTACGACACGCTTCTTCTCGCCGCAGGCGCGCGGACCGGCTACTTCGGCAATGACGGATGGGCGAGGCACAGCCTGGGCCTCAAGTCGCTGGCGGACGCCCAGAACATCCGCCGCACCGTGCTTTCCAATCTCGAGCGGGCGGAGCTCTCCACCGACGAGGCGGAACGCAACCGCCTCATGACCGTCGCCATCGTCGGCGGCGGGCCGACCGGCGTCGAACTCGCCGGTGCTTTCGCCGATCTCGTGCACCGCTCGCTGCGTTCGAATTTCCGCCGCATCGACACCAGCAGGCTCCGCATCATCCTCATCGAGGGTTCGGAACACATCCTTGAGGCTTTCGACCCGCACCAGAGCCTCTACGCGCGCAAGCGTCTGGAAAAACTGGGTGTGGAAGTCCGCAACAACACCCGCGTGACGGAAGTCCGCGCCGGAGCGCTGGATTTCAAGGACGGCACCACCTTGGAAGCCGCCGCCATCATCTGGGCAGCGGGAGTCGCGGCCAGTCCTCTCACCCAATCCCTCGGCGTGCCGGTGGACCGGGGCGGACGCATCACCCCGGATCCTGATCTCTCCGTTCCCGGCCATCCCGATATTTTCGTGGCGGGGGATCTCGTCAGCATGAAGGACAGCGAGGGGAAAATGGTTCCCGGCGTCGCGCCGGCCGCCGTGCAGATGGGTGGGCACATCGCCGGGATTTTGAAAGCTCAGGCCTCCGGAGAGGACAAGCGCCCGGCGTTCCGTTATTTCGACAAGGGCATCATGGCCATCATCGGGAAAAACTACGCGGTGGTGAAGACCGACAAGTTCGAACTGCAGGGCTTCATCGCGTGGCTGGCCTGGTTGTTCGTCCACATCATGTTCCTCATCGGCTTCCGGAACAAGCTCTCCGTCCTGCTGGGCTGGGCCTACTCCTATGTGGTCAACACACCGGAAGCCCGCATCATCGTCTATCCTCCGGCGGTGGCCTCGCCCGGGAAGACCGGGGAAATGTGA
- a CDS encoding ankyrin repeat domain-containing protein, whose amino-acid sequence MSGFPGKFARLAFTAAIAVLPVSCNKPGDVEKADLKEAGYQLTAEGWFRASAQNDWAALQKFIAAGFHADARNADGDSALHIAAREGAEKSAEFLLNRKLPVDQRGNADRTPLMVAVVANQTKMVNWLLRQGADPTLKDKDGFAPLMLAVREGRPGSVAELAAYDRESLDSAILLAALVGRTDVIDSLTNFGASVYTRMDDGRTPLMVAAENGHADAVQLLLELGSSRYTRDADNRTAVDIATAAGYPEIATRISREPHADELVLETPEKIAESMDSYVDAANAGPPAAENETGRPTSAKPAHDHAIPINGETLSTPVSSSGTSAKTSASGPPPGTTFDMPPLVMRHYRETETPVSVKKVEGDTATVSLARNGDREVKVRTGALIPGTNLLVVKVRKRMESGKVSQGLPEEIATVQVRDETTGSTREWISGVPANSHDPVALVEDAATGRRYLATPGQRFRATDGSEYFISDVRPNQMVIQDVASGSVRTIPLRGPRG is encoded by the coding sequence ATGAGCGGATTCCCGGGGAAATTTGCACGCCTGGCATTCACCGCTGCCATCGCGGTGCTTCCCGTTTCCTGCAACAAGCCGGGGGACGTCGAGAAGGCGGATTTGAAAGAGGCCGGCTACCAACTCACCGCCGAGGGCTGGTTCCGGGCGAGCGCCCAGAACGATTGGGCCGCCTTGCAGAAATTCATCGCCGCGGGATTCCACGCCGACGCCCGGAACGCGGATGGCGACTCGGCCCTTCACATCGCCGCGCGGGAGGGAGCGGAGAAATCGGCGGAGTTCCTCCTGAATCGCAAGCTTCCCGTGGATCAGCGCGGTAACGCGGACCGCACGCCCCTGATGGTGGCGGTGGTGGCGAATCAAACGAAGATGGTGAACTGGCTGCTGCGCCAGGGCGCGGACCCCACCTTGAAGGACAAGGATGGATTCGCACCGCTCATGCTCGCGGTGCGCGAAGGCAGGCCCGGATCGGTGGCGGAACTCGCCGCGTATGATCGCGAAAGCCTCGATTCCGCGATCCTGCTCGCCGCGCTTGTCGGACGTACGGATGTCATCGACTCGCTGACAAACTTCGGCGCCTCCGTTTACACCCGCATGGACGACGGGCGCACTCCCCTCATGGTCGCGGCGGAAAACGGTCATGCGGATGCGGTGCAACTGCTGCTGGAACTGGGGTCGAGCCGCTACACCAGGGACGCGGACAACCGCACCGCGGTGGACATCGCCACCGCTGCGGGCTACCCGGAGATCGCCACCCGGATTTCCCGCGAACCCCATGCCGATGAGCTGGTATTGGAAACACCCGAGAAGATCGCGGAATCCATGGACAGTTACGTGGACGCCGCCAACGCCGGACCTCCTGCAGCGGAAAATGAGACAGGTCGGCCCACATCCGCAAAGCCCGCCCACGATCACGCCATCCCGATCAACGGAGAAACACTCAGCACTCCGGTTTCCAGCTCCGGAACCTCTGCAAAAACATCCGCAAGCGGCCCGCCCCCCGGCACGACATTCGACATGCCCCCGCTCGTAATGCGCCACTACCGGGAAACGGAAACGCCGGTGAGTGTGAAAAAAGTGGAAGGCGACACCGCCACCGTCAGCCTTGCGAGGAACGGCGACCGCGAGGTGAAGGTCAGGACGGGAGCGCTCATTCCGGGAACGAACCTCCTCGTCGTCAAGGTCCGGAAGCGTATGGAATCCGGCAAGGTGAGCCAGGGCCTTCCAGAGGAAATCGCGACGGTGCAGGTAAGGGATGAGACCACCGGCAGCACCCGCGAATGGATTTCGGGCGTGCCCGCGAACTCGCATGATCCCGTGGCACTGGTGGAAGACGCCGCGACGGGCAGACGCTACCTTGCCACTCCCGGACAACGCTTCAGGGCGACGGATGGCTCGGAATATTTCATTTCCGACGTCCGCCCGAACCAGATGGTGATCCAGGACGTAGCCAGCGGCTCTGTCCGGACGATCCCCTTGCGCGGCCCCCGCGGGTAA
- a CDS encoding 3-keto-disaccharide hydrolase has translation MKPNPLLFLALTMTASNAQNKIHGYPDGPKLPGVPYVVHDPARPQPRIIETAGAVVVKPPSDAIVLFDGKSLDAWTPGWKIQDGSMVAADRDIQSKQSFGAVQMHFEWRLPKDRKVDGQGGGNSGVFMMGLYEVQVLQSNNNKTYPDGQAGSLYGQLPPLVNATSPQGDWNSYDITFVPPVYEDGKVTTPAKITIFHNGVCVQNGESYLGPTEHRKLASYPAKHPETAPLKLQFHGDPMEYRNMWIRPLGKRD, from the coding sequence ATGAAACCTAACCCGCTGCTTTTCCTCGCCCTTACCATGACTGCCAGCAACGCCCAGAACAAGATCCACGGCTACCCGGACGGCCCCAAACTCCCCGGGGTTCCCTACGTTGTCCACGACCCGGCGCGCCCCCAGCCACGGATCATCGAGACAGCCGGAGCCGTCGTCGTGAAGCCGCCCTCGGACGCGATCGTGCTTTTCGACGGCAAATCGCTCGACGCATGGACTCCCGGCTGGAAGATCCAGGATGGCTCGATGGTCGCGGCGGACCGCGACATCCAGTCCAAGCAATCCTTCGGCGCGGTGCAGATGCACTTCGAGTGGCGGTTGCCGAAAGACCGCAAGGTGGACGGCCAGGGCGGTGGAAACAGCGGTGTGTTCATGATGGGCCTGTACGAGGTGCAGGTATTGCAGAGCAACAACAACAAGACCTATCCGGACGGCCAGGCCGGCTCCCTTTACGGCCAGCTTCCTCCGCTGGTGAACGCCACCTCCCCACAAGGCGACTGGAACAGCTACGACATCACCTTCGTCCCGCCGGTTTATGAGGACGGGAAAGTCACCACTCCTGCCAAGATCACCATTTTCCACAATGGTGTGTGCGTCCAGAACGGCGAATCCTACCTCGGACCCACCGAGCACCGGAAGCTCGCCTCCTATCCGGCGAAACACCCGGAAACCGCACCACTCAAGCTGCAGTTCCACGGCGATCCCATGGAGTACCGCAACATGTGGATCCGCCCGCTCGGCAAGCGCGACTGA
- the tsaE gene encoding tRNA (adenosine(37)-N6)-threonylcarbamoyltransferase complex ATPase subunit type 1 TsaE produces MQGRATSPEAMEDLGRAAAGLAGPGSVFALVGGLGAGKTHWTKGFVAAAGSSSVVTSPTFGLVHEYPGGRWPVFHLDFYRLESADELVALGWDEYLDQNGVIIAEWGDKFPELLPPETVWLQFSVDPDGGRTVREIRN; encoded by the coding sequence ATGCAAGGACGTGCGACATCTCCTGAAGCGATGGAAGACCTGGGCCGTGCCGCCGCGGGGTTGGCGGGGCCGGGCAGCGTCTTCGCCCTCGTCGGCGGGCTGGGGGCGGGAAAAACGCATTGGACGAAGGGTTTTGTCGCGGCGGCGGGGTCTTCCTCGGTCGTGACCAGTCCGACCTTCGGTCTGGTGCATGAATATCCCGGTGGCCGGTGGCCGGTGTTTCACCTGGATTTCTATCGGCTGGAATCCGCCGATGAGCTGGTTGCGCTCGGGTGGGACGAGTATCTGGACCAAAATGGAGTGATCATCGCCGAGTGGGGGGACAAATTTCCGGAGTTGCTGCCGCCGGAAACGGTCTGGCTGCAATTCTCCGTCGATCCGGATGGCGGCCGGACGGTGCGGGAGATAAGGAATTAG
- the tsaA gene encoding tRNA (N6-threonylcarbamoyladenosine(37)-N6)-methyltransferase TrmO, giving the protein MIPAAMTISPVATVRSCFGEKFAIPRQPGLCPSAWGRLVFHPEYRSPEAVRGIEGFSHLWLIFGFHETAGQGWKPTVRPPRLGGNQRVGVFASRSTFRPNGLGLSLVKFEGVDLTDSEGPVLLLGGLDLVDGTPVYDVKPYLPYAEALPEAAGGYAEETLLRMPVEISPDAGADFLKLPPRARAVLMEALSLDPRPATRSEDSDREFGALLCGCNVRFVIRSGICRITGIEKTARGSGLNA; this is encoded by the coding sequence ATGATTCCTGCCGCCATGACCATCAGCCCCGTCGCCACCGTCCGCTCGTGCTTCGGTGAGAAATTCGCGATCCCGCGCCAGCCGGGGCTCTGTCCCAGCGCCTGGGGGAGGCTGGTGTTCCACCCGGAGTACCGCAGCCCGGAAGCCGTGCGCGGGATCGAAGGGTTTTCACATCTCTGGCTCATCTTCGGATTTCATGAAACCGCCGGACAAGGTTGGAAACCAACCGTCCGGCCTCCCCGCCTGGGCGGGAATCAGCGCGTCGGCGTGTTTGCGAGCCGCTCGACCTTCCGCCCGAACGGGCTGGGACTTTCCCTGGTGAAATTCGAAGGGGTGGATCTCACCGACAGCGAAGGCCCGGTGCTGCTGTTGGGCGGACTGGATCTGGTGGACGGGACGCCGGTTTATGATGTGAAACCCTACCTGCCCTATGCCGAGGCCCTTCCCGAAGCGGCGGGCGGATATGCGGAAGAGACCTTGCTCCGAATGCCAGTGGAAATCTCACCCGACGCCGGGGCGGATTTCTTGAAACTCCCTCCACGGGCGCGTGCCGTCCTGATGGAGGCCCTGTCGCTTGATCCCCGCCCGGCAACACGTTCGGAAGATTCCGATCGGGAGTTTGGCGCGTTGCTTTGCGGCTGCAACGTGCGCTTTGTGATACGTTCGGGAATCTGCCGGATCACGGGAATTGAGAAAACCGCGCGAGGTTCTGGGTTGAATGCTTAG
- a CDS encoding polyprenyl synthetase family protein produces the protein MADTSAQTPPNTLFPFELVRPELERVEVSIREQVRAFDPAVEPYVAYVCNTSGKRIRPALAILVGGAAGGVTEAHVKIGVILELIHMATLVHDDIMDGANTRRMVPTANAKWGNALSVLLGDALFSHALTLATDFNDLDICRKVGNAAREVCQGEIIQTQRRFDLTFTKAEYFRIIEMKTGALFAAATGLSANLSGLDAEAEAKLYSYGMKLGTAYQIYDDCLDLVGSEEVVGKTLRTDLIKGKLTLPILNLLETASEAQRMKLNKRILDQEPLDLPVLLGIAEYEGAIESAVDTALNLLEECREDLSPLADSVHTDALRQITWFLAGLLEKCRR, from the coding sequence ATGGCAGATACCTCCGCTCAGACTCCACCCAACACACTTTTCCCGTTCGAACTCGTACGCCCCGAACTCGAGCGGGTGGAAGTATCCATCCGCGAGCAGGTCCGCGCCTTCGATCCCGCCGTGGAGCCCTATGTGGCTTATGTTTGCAATACCTCGGGTAAGCGCATCCGGCCCGCGCTGGCGATCCTTGTCGGTGGTGCCGCCGGCGGGGTGACCGAAGCTCATGTGAAAATCGGTGTCATCCTCGAACTCATTCACATGGCGACGCTTGTGCATGATGACATTATGGACGGCGCGAACACCCGCCGCATGGTTCCCACCGCGAATGCGAAGTGGGGCAACGCGCTTTCCGTTCTGCTGGGTGACGCGCTTTTCTCCCACGCCCTCACGCTGGCCACCGATTTCAACGATCTCGACATCTGCCGCAAGGTGGGCAACGCGGCCCGTGAGGTCTGCCAAGGCGAGATCATCCAGACCCAGCGCCGTTTCGACCTCACCTTCACCAAGGCGGAATACTTCCGCATCATCGAAATGAAGACCGGAGCGCTTTTTGCCGCCGCCACCGGACTTTCGGCCAATCTTTCCGGTCTCGATGCCGAGGCCGAGGCCAAGCTCTACAGCTATGGCATGAAACTGGGCACCGCCTACCAGATCTACGACGACTGCCTTGATCTTGTCGGGTCTGAGGAAGTTGTTGGAAAAACACTCCGCACCGATCTCATCAAGGGCAAGCTCACCCTGCCCATCCTCAACCTGCTGGAAACCGCTTCCGAGGCGCAGCGCATGAAGCTGAACAAGCGCATCCTCGATCAGGAGCCTCTTGATCTGCCGGTGCTGCTGGGCATCGCCGAATATGAAGGCGCCATCGAGAGCGCGGTGGATACGGCGCTCAACCTGCTCGAGGAATGCCGCGAGGACCTCTCACCGCTCGCAGACTCCGTCCACACCGACGCGCTCAGGCAGATCACCTGGTTCCTCGCGGGACTGTTGGAAAAGTGCAGGCGCTGA